AAACGATCCATTTGGCTTCCCTCCTCCATCTCCCTCCTCTATTCAAATCCATTTCTCTCCCCtccatcatttcttcttcattctcACTACCTCCATCTCCGAAGTGCAGCCAAGATCCAAGATGGGTTTAGAGCCCGAGAGCCATCTCCCTCCCTCTTCCATGTCGCGACCCGAGTGCCATCTCGATCCCACgaaggtactctctctctctctctctctctctctctctctctctctctctctctctctctctctctctctctctctcgtttatTCCGTTTGTTATTGATTGAAGGGGTCAAAGTTAATTTGCGTTGGGTTTGGATTATtcacaatttttcttaaattatgaGGTTCCTTGTTTGTCAATTTCTGTTCAATTGAATGGTGGAACTAAcaatttttcatgaaacaaAGTGTGAGCAACCCCTTTTATGAATCACATGCTTTgagaaaattcatgattttagcTTAAATTGCAATATTTTATCAGTGGGGGATGTAATTTGGAACTGTGTTGTGATGGATTTTCACTGTTTACATCTTGGAATTCTAATTCCACGGATTGATTTTTCAGAAACTGTATCACTTATATTTATGCTGCGCTAGCACATGTTGTAAACAATGGAGGGAGGGACTGATGTGTTGAGGGTATGATAGTAATGGTTGCATGCCTAAATCATGGATTGCATACTTAAATCATGGTTGATGATCAATGCCATCACCAACCTGCAGGCCCAACCAAACGAGTTcttgaaaatgacaaaaattgGGAATTAGATGGTTCTTTGACAAAAATTTGGGATCATTGACAATCTGTAGGCTCAAACATCTTGCTGGTTTTCTTGGggctttttccctttttggaATAGTTTTAAAATGGATTTATTCATTGTGTCTCTATCTTcttctggttttcttttttataacaGATTAAGCAAGAAATTTATTGGTTCAAAAAAAAAGCAATGTCTAGATTTATACTCTAAAAAGACCATCCAATGAATAACCAATGTGAAGATGAGACAAAGGACAGTTGGTAATTCTCAATTTTTGTTGTCTGTAGTATTTTTATGGTTGTTTTCTCTTGTACACATCATGTATACTCGATTGCCCCTTGCACTTGCTTTTATCGATCCAACAAATTAGCTATTTGTCGATTTGCTATTCTTATGttctgtttttaaaattttatgttattgttttatATGTACTTGGGATACACCTTgcatatttattaataagatttcCAATTACTCAAGtccgaaaaaagaaaaaaatcatgttattgAATTTGCaattaaggattttgcatccaggaatagaatataaaaaattttaatgtcaGGTGTAATTATATTTTCCGCGCAATGTGACTATAACTTCTCAAGTACCAATgactttttgttgttttatagGTTAAGCATGTCATCAGAGAACATAATGTTCTTGCTGCAAGTGAGTTCATTGAACTCTTCCGTGAATTAGTTGTGGCCAAACTTACTATCATTGCAAATCAAAAGCGAAAGAATTGATAAACATTTATTACTTTGTATGGCTTGAATACATGTAATTCTGATCTGGGTCTAATTAGTCTAGGCAATGCCCATCAGATCTGAAAGAAGGGATTGCTAGCTTAATATTTGCTGCTCCAAGTTGCTCAGAAATTCCAAATCTATTGGCAATTaggaatatttttgagaaaaaatatggGAAAGATTTTGTATCTGCAACTAATTATCGTCTTCCTTTTATTAGCCATATCTTATACAACAAGATCCATATATTGCCTCATTGAATGGCTTATATGTGAGTTAGCTACtagttttcttttctcccaAAAGTATGATTGTTATGTACTCTAATAACTTTTGTTTTCCTAATTTCTAACAATTAATCGACAAGCTCTGTAAGAACCTCTACTGGTGAAGCAAAGTTGAAAGTCATGAAGGAAATAACAACTCAGTCAGCCAAGCCAAATAAGGCAATTACCATGTAAGTTATCCAATCTGTTCATCTCCAATTCACCAAAAAAGATCTGAGTTAAATCGttgtttattcattttcttgacATTTTCTTCTGGTTATTTACCTGGATCAACATGTAGTCGCCAAAATGACAATATGCATTTTGAGGACACTGTGTCAACTGCTAAAACTGTTGCAAAATCTGCCAAGAAAGCAATTGTTGCTGCGCAAGTTGGGACTATTTGGCAGACAGAGATTTCAATCAAGCTACTCAAGCATCTGGTCTTCAAACCGGCCAGAGTTATGTGCACAACTTCACCATTGTTGGCCAAAGAGGAATTTTCTGGTAGCATGCCCACgtcaaacaatcaaaatgaagcCCCCACTTAATGGGAACTTTGTACATTATACGTTAGAGACTATTTGAAATGTTGTGTACTATGGAACAATTTGGAATGTTGTGTATTATGAAACTATTTGAAATGTTGTATACTATGAGAATATGTCACTAGACACAGGTTAATATATAGAACCACCAAAAAGCTTCTTTCATTTGtagaaattgataaattttatataacaaaatatttatcatcttttttacAATCACTTGCTCACAATTCACATATTGCAATCATCCTCTCACATATTGTTTACAATCataataccaaaaaagaaaatacactcAATAGCAAATCATAATCCAAATTCAGAAAGATCTAGCTATGCTCCACCCTCATTATCCAACTTACTTCGATCCACCCCAAGATGCATCTATGAAGATAATAACACAAAATTTAGCAGTTATAATCAAAAGATTAAACAAAATCAAGTACCATTATATGAAGTAGAGATGAAACAAAATAGAATCATCAAGTACACTTTCTTGAGTTGCAATCACTGGTTCACTAAACTGGGTTCCACTAGAGTCAAAAACCTCGGGGATGTTTCCACACTACtaaaaaattagatgaaagtAACCTGattactttcaaataaaaataaaaaagaaatataatttaaatttcaaccaATGCTTGTGTCCCAaccaatataatttaaaataaaagtaaccTGAATGGGAACACTCTCTTGTTCCCAACCAATGCTTCGCCAAACTAATTCTTACGCATGTCAACAATTTCGGTATCTCCTCCATGCGGCTAcgtataaaaaacaaaaccatattacatttaaaaaaaaacaaaataaaatctataacaaAAAGTTAAGGATTAATTACTTCTCTACGCTTTCCCTTTTGCGTAGCTTTTCTCGTCTTGGCCTTGCACACTTTCTCCATTATGGAAGCTCTCCTGAGAGATGGTTGTTTGCCTTTGCCTCTCACAATAAGGGGACTGAGTACTTTCTTAGAACTCGTACCTATAGTTGTATCTATAGTTGGAACTGCAATATTGGAACAATTTTGGATTAGCGGCTTGTTGGTGAGATAGACTTCGTTCATTGCATACAACTTGTCAATCATATCCTAAGTATGTTCATCACATGAAACTGCATTACTTGCGACGTTGCCACATATCTTCATTATACATGAATATCTACTCACGTCTGGCCTCTCATCAGCTACGTCATAACTGTTACTTATCAGggtgtattttctttttatgtccTTCCTCTATCGGTCCAATATGTACTTCTTTGGTAGCAACCGAACTCGTTTAACCTTCGAAGTGACAAATACATGTCTATACAATATACCTCTCATCTTAAACAATCTGCATGAACACTTCACATCGCACTCAGCTTCATTAATGTACATAGGATGAGTAACCTCCTTGATGAAACCATCAAGGCAGACTTCATCTTCTACATAGTACGTTGCAATTACAccattattttgttgaaaaattgGAAGACAACCAAGTATCCCATTACTTCTTGTTGAACTTCTCTAAATTTAGAGTttgtgtacaactcttgaaatATCTCATCGAATGGACAGATAGATACGAGTGGGATTGTGAAGTTGAATGAGTGGAAGTCCGCCCCATTTttattctcaatcttcttcctCAATAATGCGTTATCGAACTAATCGAAAAACTCTTTTAAGTTTGTCTTAGCATGAATATATCTGTCGAAtaaagcattcatgctctcacttCGTTGAGTTGTACTCATTCTATCCCAGAAAAAATCTTTAAGAAATACTGGTACCAAATAAGTACGCTCTGTGTATAATGATTGCAACCAGGCATTCTCTTGCAAGTTGTATGTCATAATTAATGCATCCCAACATTTCGCAAACTTCTTAATGGTCTGTGAATCATACGCACACTTGAGCAAATGACTTTTCAACCCGGTTTTGTATGCATTGTGGGAACCCAACTTCTCgggcattttttttaatatgtgctaCAAGGAAAATCTATGTCGGCTATTTGGAAATATGATATCAATGACATTTTTCATTACTCTATCTTGATCTATGATAATTGCCTTCGGAGCATTATCATCCATACAATTCAGCCCAGTCTCAAACAACCATGCAAACGTTTCAGTATTTTCACTAGAAATCAATCATGCCCCCAAAAGAATTGATTGGCCATGATAGTTTACACCCATAAACGGTGGAAAGGGCATCCCATACCTGTTTGTCAAATGTGCTGTGTCGAATGTGAAGACATCACCAAAATATTTGTAGGCTGCCCTACTTGGTGCATCAACCCAAAAAACATTCATCAACCTGCCGTCATCATCCAAgtctaaagaataaaaaaatctatcatgCTTGTATTGCATCCTAGCAAAATACTCACGAAGAGCTCTAGTGCCACATTTCCCAACTCGAATGTGACGTGCCTTGTCAATATAATTACGACAGTCTTTCACTAATAATGGCAAGTTTTCATACCCACCCGCTCCTTGCACAAGAGAGGCAAAACTCTTATTCATTTAGATCCCCGCCTAATCATTTGTATCTAAGACTCTCTTTACAGACTCGCTCACTTCTCTATTGCAGCGAAAGAACCCTGATTTATGTGGACTTAGGCCATGGTTGTGCTCATTGTGTACACTCAATACTTTCAACATCCCATTAACAAACGTAACATTtatctttgccttacattctattttttatatcgGGCGTGACCTCCTAACATTTGACGTTCGGTTCCGAACCTTCCCTCCACGGGCACAACCAAGTGTGACATATTTGAGAGCTCCATCCTTATACCTCTTACTACTTTGCTTACTTACCCCGAAACTGTATTGTTTCccatatttcttataataagAATGTAACTCTTCTTCGGATTTAAATATCATCCCAACTTGGGCTCCTCAATGCTATCATCCGCCTCAATATACATTGTATCCTGTGTCCCGGATTCATCGTCATCTTTGGATTTAACAGTATTAGGAACAGTGGGCGTAGACAAACTTTCAACCTCCCTAGAGTCAGGTGTAGCACTTTGAATTTCTTCCACATTACTTGAACTTACGAAGTGTAAACCAATAGAAGGATTAACTGATGAGTGAAATGGGGGCATTAGATTTTCCGGCAGTTTACACCcacaaaaaaaatctatgttTTAAATTGATTAGAAACATGGTGAAAAATAAGCGCACTACTTAAGGGACGAACTTATCACCTGAGCAGTCCATGTAGATGGACTAGCATCAGGACGAGGAACAAAGGGACGCATGTGGCATTGGTGGATGGAAACCATGCGTATAGCTTGAGAAATCTGGATAAAATGGTATTGGTATCACCTAACATAGAAACCAATAATTATTATGAAACAAAGATgtagtaatataaatatagacatTATGTGTTACAGTCAAATGATTTTgatttaatattcaaaataccTGGGTTGCTATATTGATTGATGGATTTGTTGATGGATCTGCAGTAGGAGGCATTATAGGAGATACGTATGTCTTCCCTTTCTCCATCTATCTAGAGAATAGTAAGGAGAATCTAGTAAGCTCATGGGCCAATGTCCCTCTTCATGAAAGTAAAACCGAAATAAATTTTAGATGGAAAACCAAATACAACTAACAAAAGTGTATAAGCATTAGCTTTGAAAATCCAAATTACAGATCGACAGCTCATGGACCATTCTCCTAAAATGTTGTTTATCACCTTctctttaattatataaaaaaaaaaatgttgtttacCACCTTAACCTGCTTGTAAGATGTTAAGTTTCAATTATAACATTTACGCTTGCACCCACCCTTGTTGGGAGACAGACaaaaacagatatatatatatatatatatagagagagagagagagagagagagagagagagagagagagctttgttTCATTGTATTCCCATGATGTACATGGGTGTTTGAACCCAACCACCATCACTGGATTCTAAACTGCAGATAATCCCATTATCGACAAAATCACCAACCCTTTTCACCTTCCTTTAACTCTCTAGGCTCAACAGGATACTTCCCAGAGAAGCAATAACAACCTcatgaaaacaaaattgaacCCACTTACCATAGATAATGTCGACGACTAGTGGAGGAGGTGAAGTGTTCAAAGCTACCAGAGATGACGCCGACACAAACGACTGGTGGAGGTAGATTCGAAAAATCTGATGATAGTGAGGTGGGTGGTGGAGGAGTGCAACGCAGCGCAGCGTAGCCGAGGAATGGGTCGTGGAGGAACAACAAACCTGAATGGGTTTCGAAAATGGGTTGCAAAAATCAGTGTTTTTGAGACAAACGTGAATGAGGGAGACAGACATGAATGAAGGAAATGGATTGCAATTCTTCTACAGGCAGGAAATGATGAATAACTATGTTTGTGTTTGTGAGTTTCAACCTTCTGAGTTCAGTTCGCAGGCAATTGTAATttgtcatcttttttttttactctttagtTTTACTTGACGTGGCATATAACTCATCCTTGTGCAATTCTTTCGCCAACTTCCTTGTCtgtagaagaattgaattatcTTGCAAAACTAAATTTTGCCATGTAGACAATTTGGAGGTCCATATGATCGGTTTGCAAGTATAATTActtatgaattaaaatatacataatgtAAATATTCTTAGGctaacaattaatatatatttttgtaattatatatcttatatatatatatatatgctctcaTCGTTTGGTTTTAGCATTAATCTTATGAATCTTATTGTACGTGTTTAATTGTCTCGTTTCActaggctccgtttggatttgaaaagtgtttcatctcatctcatctcataattacaactttttaaaattttcacacaaaatataataaataatttaattttttcaaatctcaattcaattttttcaaatctcaaaacaacaataatattaaaatttaatattttaataatatatatatgttttaactttaatctctcatataaaaccatctcatctcatctgtaaatcCAAATCAGCCCTATTATTTCCAAAGTCTAAGCTTTATATTgtaacatcaataaaaaataaacaaccagGATTTGACATGAAATTGCTTAATTAGTTTATTAGCTACATGAATGGATTGGGATTCTATAGATCTCTCTTAGGATAAATAATTCCAAATGCATGGAGTTATTAGAATGTTAAGGATCATTAACTTTGGGTTCTTTatctttcataaataaataaataaataaatattgtaactTAGTTCATTGATAGATGGAGTCAACTCATTTAAAGGAAATCTAAAATTCTGGAGCTAAGATTTTCAAGTGTTATGGACAAAAATTTAGTCCCATATTGATCAAATACAAAATAGACAATTgttttatatagaattatttaGTCCAAGAGGCAAAACTGCTCTAAATTTATTTCGAAAAAAcgttattgaaaaatatttaaagtgtttttcatatatattataaaaaccaaattaaatagaaaactaGGCTGGATTTCAAAtcgaaattataaattataaattcaaatttatatataaatatataaattttaaatttatttaaaatctgtTTTGGATGGTGTTCCCTTTGTTAGGGCTCGGCCTTGCTAGTTGCCTTATTGTGTGAACTTCGCGCCTTGCCACAGCCTTGGcccttcttttttaatttctttattttcattttttttttaaatttccgaCCGTTAGCTCTTCAATCCTAATCTCTCGTCTTTAGCTCTCTCggactctctctcactcactgtCACTCTCTCTACTCGGATTTGATCTGTGTTCAGCCTCCCTTCTTGGACCGAATCATCTGTGCTTCAACTTTCCCTCCGTCTTAGGTATGTGTGCTAAACAATGGAACTCGAAATTATACTAGGAATTTGTTTTATTAGGGTTCGATCGTCCTCCAAATTTTCGTATTCCTGATAAAGTTGGCGCATTTCTGACATTATTTCGGGTTTCGATCAAAACTCAAGCCTTTATGCTCGTCTGCCCTAAATGGTTCACTGATTGAATTGAAGACTTCCTTTCTTTGAGTTTGCTCAAGAACAACAACTAatatttgaatttggaaattctGAGAATTTTTCAAATCGAGAGTTTGATCGAAATTTACGGAATTCCGAAGGATGTAGGCTTTAATTTCTTCAAGAATCCCTATCCCCATGCTAGTCTGCTATTAATGGCCCCGACTGGATTAAAAGGGTTTTCCTCCTTTTTAGGGTTTTCAATGGAAACTTCTGAAAGGTTTTCAGATCAAGGGTTGGATTAAATCAAGGCTGGTACAAGCATGGAAGAGGACTTTCGAAAGCCTCCTCTCACTTACAGTGCCGACGAGATTGATGCCTGTCAAATCCTGCTCCAACTTCCTGTTTTAGTCTGTGAATCAGATTCTCGCCTCAATTGTTTCGGATTCAATTGGGGCTTTAAGAGGACGAGATCAAACCCACTTCCAAACTCTATCAAAGACAAGGTTAGGGATCCTGCAACCCAGGTTTCTTCCTCTCCCGGTGAATTCCAAGAGAACTTGAAAAGGAAGAGGGAGTATGGGGATATGAAGCATGAATCTGGAAGGATGAAGGACTTGGGATTGAAAGCAATGAAGCAAGATAATCACATCAGTTCACTCGGAATTCACAACATCCCTTTTGAATTATTGGCCCTAGAGTTCGATCTGAATGAGGCTAATCGGATTCTGGATAAGACCATGGCTGCTCAAGCTGGAAAGACAAGGATTAAGATATGCAGGGCCAAGAACTCTTCTGCTGACAGTAGACAATGCAACCCAATACTAACATTAGATGCTCGATGATTCGTACATTCATCTGtagcttttgttttctttcgtttCTTCTTCCTATTCATCTATCTGTACATGGGCCCTGCAATCCAGCTTTGTTCCTCAACCAGTCGATTCCAAGAGAAGCTCAGGATTTGTTAAGGAACAGAGATCATTTATCAGATAGGGGTTGTGAATGATGGTTCTGAAGAAATGGAGGCTTCCAACTTTGGGTTGAAagcaaggaaataaaataatcaGGTGGGATTTATTCCTAGTTCTTGATCAGACTTCTTTGTCTTGAAAACGATGCTAACATTCCATTTGGGTGGCGCAAGAGTTGGATCTGAACGAGGCCACGACTACTCAAGCAAGATATTTAGGGCCAAGAACTTAATGGCTTGATGGTTCTAATGCTCATTCGTttttagcttttcttttttaccttccttttcttttctatttttgggcCTCTCTAGACGATTATTTGCGTTGTAAAAGTGTGTTGAGAATCGAGATTAATACAATGTTACAAAGCTCCACAGACCAAGATGctttaatttattcatattttgtatccattttttttttattttttaaaaatacttaaaggagtttgaaaaattattgaagaaaaatgaaagaaaaaagaaaaacaatttacaTGGTTACCAAATTTCATTCAAGAAAGTAAGTATGACAAGAGTGAAGCAACCAATTTACATGTTTGAaaccatttattattattgttttttttatatacttttgaGATCAAAGCACCtgtaaatcattttgaaaaaaattaataaatacgagattcatataaaaaaaattaattttttaattatagacctcactctttttcaaaacaactgcaCGACACTTGAACACTCAacaactgtatataacattactctttactattatatataaacggAAAATAACGAGCGAGTTTCCATAGCTGTTGTAATATTATTGACACGACTTTTTTATCACTAAAAATATAGAGTATtgatacacaatatattttcacAGTAATGTTGTAAGAtaagggtatttttataaattaatgttactttcataaaatattttataaaattatctctcatttaatacattattgggaaatatattatgtataaattattttcaaaaaatataataccgAGGTTAGTTATAGAAATTAGGAAGAGGAGCAAGATATCTCTAATTAAAGAACAATAAcaatatttcttctttttaacgTGGAAAAATTACACGTAGCCAGTGCTAAAACAACCAAACCAGCACAATGCCAAGTACACAACCACACTAGCTTCGGTTCCGAACCAACACTCATGACCGTTGCACCCAACCCAAATTTAAATCCTCTTCCAACCCCAAATTTTCGCTACTGGTAAGAACTAAGACCACcaacctttctctctctctccaaatagCGTAGAAATGGTGTCCAAGATCTCCAAGAGGACTCCAACAAAGTCCATCAAAGACTGCCGTAGCAGCAGCCAGAAGCGCCGCCGCCACCGTCGTAAATCCCCTGCTAAGAACGCCGCCATTGCAGCCTCATCCTCCGTCATCGCATCTATCAATAAGTCTCTCTTAACCTGCCACCGCCGCCTCATCCAGCTCTTCTCCAAGTTGGCCCGCATCAGCACCCCGAACCGGTCCCACAAGGGCTACAAGATCCTCACGAAAATTCCCCAACCCGAAAACACTGTCTGCAGATCGCTCGTGTTCGACAACGACAACCCAGCGCACCTCCCTCTGTTGTTATCGCCGAAGAGGACGGTGTTTCTCGACCTGGACGAGACCCTCATCCACTCCAAAACCGACCCACCACCGGACCGGTTCGACTTCATGGTGAGGCCCAGGATCGACGGCGAAGTCGTGAACTTTTACGTACTGAAGCGCCCGGGCGTCGACGAACTACTGGCGGCGCTGGGGAAGAGATTCGAGGTCGTTGTATTCACGGCCGGGTTGAGAGAGTACGCGTCGCTCGTGCTCGACCGGCTCGACCAAGATGCCGTGATCTCCCACCGGCTGTACCGGGATTCGTGCAAGCAGGTGGACGGGAAGTTCGTAAAGGACTTATCGGCGTTAGGGAGGGACCTGAGCCGGGTGGTGATCGTGGACGACAACCCAAATGCGTACGTGTTTCAGCCGGAGAATGCGATTCCGATTCGACCCTTTACGGACGATCTTGAGGACACGGAGTTGGGGAAGTTGACAGTGTTCTTTGAGGGCTCTGATGTCTTCGAGGATATGAGGGTTGCTGTGAAGCATTACGTGACGGCTAATCATACAGactgtaatatttaaattttgcatgttagagaatttaaataatttcttctgagctttttttttttttttttttaaattttgcttaagataaataattttctgtatGATTCATTCACCTCTATGTAAGTTGAAGAAGGCCCACTGATTTACCTGTTCATGTAGATGTGAGATTGAGATGAAATTACAGTGAGTATATTTAACTTGCATATTTCTCTTAAGAGTGATGCACGTCTCTCGGTctgataattatattagttcTGTTTTCTTTGCCTCTTGTTCCATGCATTTCAAAATAGAGAAACTTCCGTCGTTGTCATTGCCAGTGCCATCCGAGGACAATGAGCTTATctgaatttacaaaatatcataaattatagGTTATTTGTTAGTAGAATGGAGATAGATAATCTGGAGGATCTCATTGTTAGAAGGGGAagatacttatcaaaaaaaaagaaggggaagTTCAAAGAAAGGGATTCTTTTGGTTAGACAAACTGGAATGGATGATTTCATGTTGAGTTTAGTTTTGATAACTCTCgagtgttctctctctctctttttaatacGCAGCTCTAACAAGATAATGAATGCCTGATCAAAGCATTGCAGGATTAAGAATGGCAAAAAGTTAAAAGCTACCAAAGTATAAAATTTAGAATGTTGAATCAGAAAACATATCTCAggtcacttatcaaaaaaaaaaaaaaaacatatctcaGGAAACGGGCTACAATTAACTTCTATGGCATAGAACTAGGTAATTTCCTTAAGAAATCGGATGGCAGCTGCATGGAGACTCGTGGAACAGATTCAGTCGAGTTCTTAAAAGGAAATGGTACTGATGAAGCTCACAGGGACAAGTAATGTAGAAAGCAGCAGACTGGTAGGATGGTTCAGGTTCAGGAATGAAACGTAACTGAGGAAAGTTTTTAAGAGGTCTTAAATTCTGGGCAGGATCTTAATTTCTAAAAGGTCTGTTTGGTTTCTGGAATACCACACTCTACTAGAGCATCCACAAGTACATAATGCATTAGAAATTCATTCTTACCATCAACATGAATTTATAGGGTGGTTGTAATTTAGGTTGTTGACAGCATTGCTAGACACAGATGAGAAATGTATAGGCCTATAATAATGGAGAAAACGTCACAGAGAAAGGCAGCATGGCATCGATTGTGCCATCCTAGTTCACTTTCCCCCTACTTTTGTGGTACATATAGCCCTTGCCCCTAGGTTTGGGTAGCCCGACCCTGCAGATAAAAGCTAGCTGGAGAAATAGAACTGGATATTCTTGTTTTATCGTTATATTTGTTTCTTCCTCCACCTCGATCCATGCAGTAGTCACAAACCAAATCTAGTGGTTTTCTCCACACATTACATCTTATTAGAAATCAAAGTGATACTGCGGCCAATGGGTAAGTAATAGCCGTTGGGCCAAGCAAAACATAGGCTGATCATAAACACAATACAACATAATgccaccaaaaaataaaaaaagatatatgaCC
This genomic interval from Juglans regia cultivar Chandler chromosome 3, Walnut 2.0, whole genome shotgun sequence contains the following:
- the LOC109012749 gene encoding uncharacterized protein LOC109012749 → MEEDFRKPPLTYSADEIDACQILLQLPVLVCESDSRLNCFGFNWGFKRTRSNPLPNSIKDKVRDPATQVSSSPGEFQENLKRKREYGDMKHESGRMKDLGLKAMKQDNHISSLGIHNIPFELLALEFDLNEANRILDKTMAAQAGKTRIKICRAKNSSADSRQCNPILTLDAR
- the LOC109012677 gene encoding carboxy-terminal domain RNA polymerase II polypeptide A small phosphatase 1-like, giving the protein MVSKISKRTPTKSIKDCRSSSQKRRRHRRKSPAKNAAIAASSSVIASINKSLLTCHRRLIQLFSKLARISTPNRSHKGYKILTKIPQPENTVCRSLVFDNDNPAHLPLLLSPKRTVFLDLDETLIHSKTDPPPDRFDFMVRPRIDGEVVNFYVLKRPGVDELLAALGKRFEVVVFTAGLREYASLVLDRLDQDAVISHRLYRDSCKQVDGKFVKDLSALGRDLSRVVIVDDNPNAYVFQPENAIPIRPFTDDLEDTELGKLTVFFEGSDVFEDMRVAVKHYVTANHTDCNI